A part of Primulina eburnea isolate SZY01 chromosome 10, ASM2296580v1, whole genome shotgun sequence genomic DNA contains:
- the LOC140802970 gene encoding probable protein S-acyltransferase 1 isoform X1, with protein MGGAKNPDFVLPSKCMDSAKSKKRLYQVWKGRNKFLCGGRLIFGPDAASLLLSSFLIGAPALTFCTKMLVRISEVDSLYGHIVFIVGLVLTFLVLTFLIMTSSRNPGIVPRNARPPEPDSLSNSNSSIEWINNATPDLKLPRTKDIFINGHTVKVKYCDTCLLYRPPRSSHCSICNNCVQRFDHHCPWVGQCIGVRNYRIFIMFVSSSTILCIYVFTFSLLHLLEQPGRIWTSMSRDIVSVALIIYCFIAVWFVGGLSVFHFYLICTNQTTYENFRYRYDKKENPYNRGMIKNLKEIFFSKTVPSLVNFREWVTEEDDSILESITKKFCGDIMKSNGKMDIEAGILGKDGKPYPDLLQNLDYKGIEDSLKKDRGGKIVTDPFFFPTAQEGDCGRDSNADEDDGTENSSQRTSSAVLRDHIVEV; from the exons atgggTGGGGCTAAAAATCCAGATTTTGTTCTGCCTTCCAAATGCATGGATTCTGCTAAATCCAAGAAAAGGCTTTATCAAGTTTGGAAGGGTCGAAAT AAATTTTTGTGTGGAGGGAGATTGATCTTTGGTCCTGATGCGGCATCACTTCTTCTGTCTAGCTTCCTAATAGGAGCCCCTGCATTAACATTCTGTACTAAGATGCTTGTAAGGATCTCAGAAGTTGATTCCTTGTACGGACACATTGTATTTATAGTTGGACTTGTCCTCACGTTTCTG GTTTTGACTTTTCTCATCATGACATCTTCGAGAAATCCTGGAATAGTCCCGAGGAACGCGAGGCCACCTGAGCCAGACAGCTTGTCGAATTCCAATTCATCTATAGAGTGGATTAACAATGCTACACCTGACTTAAAATTGCCAAGAACAAAAGATATCTTTATCAATGGCCATACAGTTAAAGTGAAGTATTGTGATACATGTTTGCTGTATCGTCCCCCACGTTCATCTCATTGCTCAATCTGCAACAACTGTGTCCAGAGGTTCGATCACCATTGTCCATGGGTGGGCCAATGTATTGGTGTT CGCAACTACCGGATTTTTATCATGTTCGTGTCATCTTCAACAATCTTGTGCATATACGTTTTCACATTTTCTTTGTTACATCTCCTTGAACAACCGGGTCGCATTTGGACTAGCATGTCGAGGGATATCGTGTCAGTTGCTCTTATAATCTACTGCTTCATTGCGGTGTGGTTTGTTGGTGGCCTAAGCGTATTCCATTTTTATCTCATCTGCACCAACCAG ACAACGTATGAAAACTTTCGTTACCGCTATGATAAGAAGGAAAATCCATATAATCGAGGAATGATCAAGAACCTCAAGGAAATATTTTTCTCCAAGACGGTACCTTCTCTGGTAAACTTCCGGGAATGGGTGACCGAAGAAGACGACTCTATTTTAGAGTCCATAACAAAGAAATTCTGTGGCGACATCATGAAATCAAATGGGAAGATGGATATAGAAGCCGGCATTCTTGGAAAAGATGGTAAACCATATCCGGATCTTTTGCAGAATCTTGATTATAAAGGAATCGAAGACAGCTTAAAGAAGGACCGAGGAGGGAAAATCGTTACCGATCCCTTTTTCTTTCCCACGGCTCAAGAAGGAGACTGTGGCAGAGACAGTAATGCCGATGAGGATGATGGGACAGAAAATAGCTCACAAAGAACTTCATCAGCTGTGCTTCGG GACCATATTGTGGAAGTTTGA
- the LOC140802970 gene encoding probable protein S-acyltransferase 1 isoform X2 yields the protein MGGAKNPDFVLPSKCMDSAKSKKRLYQVWKGRNKFLCGGRLIFGPDAASLLLSSFLIGAPALTFCTKMLVRISEVDSLYGHIVFIVGLVLTFLVLTFLIMTSSRNPGIVPRNARPPEPDSLSNSNSSIEWINNATPDLKLPRTKDIFINGHTVKVKYCDTCLLYRPPRSSHCSICNNCVQRFDHHCPWVGQCIGVRNYRIFIMFVSSSTILCIYVFTFSLLHLLEQPGRIWTSMSRDIVSVALIIYCFIAVWFVGGLSVFHFYLICTNQTTYENFRYRYDKKENPYNRGMIKNLKEIFFSKTVPSLVNFREWVTEEDDSILESITKKFCGDIMKSNGKMDIEAGILGKDGKPYPDLLQNLDYKGIEDSLKKDRGGKIVTDPFFFPTAQEGDCGRDSNADEDDGTENSSQRTSSAVLRV from the exons atgggTGGGGCTAAAAATCCAGATTTTGTTCTGCCTTCCAAATGCATGGATTCTGCTAAATCCAAGAAAAGGCTTTATCAAGTTTGGAAGGGTCGAAAT AAATTTTTGTGTGGAGGGAGATTGATCTTTGGTCCTGATGCGGCATCACTTCTTCTGTCTAGCTTCCTAATAGGAGCCCCTGCATTAACATTCTGTACTAAGATGCTTGTAAGGATCTCAGAAGTTGATTCCTTGTACGGACACATTGTATTTATAGTTGGACTTGTCCTCACGTTTCTG GTTTTGACTTTTCTCATCATGACATCTTCGAGAAATCCTGGAATAGTCCCGAGGAACGCGAGGCCACCTGAGCCAGACAGCTTGTCGAATTCCAATTCATCTATAGAGTGGATTAACAATGCTACACCTGACTTAAAATTGCCAAGAACAAAAGATATCTTTATCAATGGCCATACAGTTAAAGTGAAGTATTGTGATACATGTTTGCTGTATCGTCCCCCACGTTCATCTCATTGCTCAATCTGCAACAACTGTGTCCAGAGGTTCGATCACCATTGTCCATGGGTGGGCCAATGTATTGGTGTT CGCAACTACCGGATTTTTATCATGTTCGTGTCATCTTCAACAATCTTGTGCATATACGTTTTCACATTTTCTTTGTTACATCTCCTTGAACAACCGGGTCGCATTTGGACTAGCATGTCGAGGGATATCGTGTCAGTTGCTCTTATAATCTACTGCTTCATTGCGGTGTGGTTTGTTGGTGGCCTAAGCGTATTCCATTTTTATCTCATCTGCACCAACCAG ACAACGTATGAAAACTTTCGTTACCGCTATGATAAGAAGGAAAATCCATATAATCGAGGAATGATCAAGAACCTCAAGGAAATATTTTTCTCCAAGACGGTACCTTCTCTGGTAAACTTCCGGGAATGGGTGACCGAAGAAGACGACTCTATTTTAGAGTCCATAACAAAGAAATTCTGTGGCGACATCATGAAATCAAATGGGAAGATGGATATAGAAGCCGGCATTCTTGGAAAAGATGGTAAACCATATCCGGATCTTTTGCAGAATCTTGATTATAAAGGAATCGAAGACAGCTTAAAGAAGGACCGAGGAGGGAAAATCGTTACCGATCCCTTTTTCTTTCCCACGGCTCAAGAAGGAGACTGTGGCAGAGACAGTAATGCCGATGAGGATGATGGGACAGAAAATAGCTCACAAAGAACTTCATCAGCTGTGCTTCGGGTATAA